Proteins from one Nitrobacteraceae bacterium AZCC 2146 genomic window:
- a CDS encoding hypothetical protein (product_source=Hypo-rule applied; superfamily=102215; transmembrane_helix_parts=Inside_1_35,TMhelix_36_58,Outside_59_107): protein MIQRHAVGNARAAIVTGHAKALMAERVHQQDLIQRHAALGIGVVVLSAFGFAAVAIASKVGSDHGKMVRQRRCDFAPCHMGLRMTVEQQQGRSLSAHRCADRNAGSK, encoded by the coding sequence ATGATCCAGCGCCATGCGGTGGGCAACGCGCGCGCCGCGATCGTGACCGGACACGCCAAAGCGTTGATGGCCGAGCGCGTGCATCAGCAGGACCTGATCCAGCGCCATGCTGCGCTTGGAATAGGCGTTGTGGTTCTCTCCGCCTTCGGGTTTGCTGCTGTCGCCATAGCCTCGAAGGTCGGAAGCGATCACGGTAAAATGGTCCGCCAGCGCCGGTGCGATTTTGCGCCATGTCACATGGGTCTGCGGATGACCGTGGAGCAACAGCAGGGGCGGTCCCTTTCCGCCCACCGCTGCGCGGATCGTAATGCCGGTTCCAAGTGA
- a CDS encoding 3-isopropylmalate/(R)-2-methylmalate dehydratase small subunit (product_source=KO:K01704; cath_funfam=3.20.19.10; cog=COG0066; ko=KO:K01704; pfam=PF00694; superfamily=52016; tigrfam=TIGR00171) encodes MQPFSIVTGVAAPMPAANIDTDVIMPKQFLKGVDRGGLRNGAFHGLRFNPSGAERPDFVLNRAGWRDAKFLVVGPNFGCGSSREHAVWGLGQLGIRALIGTSFAGIFFDNCTRNGLLAMTLDEHSIKVLTDLAADPQTHMLTIDLPEQTITPSSGPTIPFDIEPGRKQALVLGLDAIGTTLQYRDAITSFEHAHLAENPWLT; translated from the coding sequence ATGCAACCGTTTTCGATCGTGACCGGCGTGGCAGCACCGATGCCGGCGGCGAATATCGACACCGACGTGATCATGCCCAAGCAATTTCTCAAGGGTGTCGATCGCGGCGGGCTTCGCAACGGCGCATTCCATGGATTGCGCTTTAATCCATCGGGGGCCGAGCGACCCGACTTCGTCCTTAACCGCGCAGGCTGGCGGGATGCAAAATTCCTTGTCGTAGGTCCGAATTTTGGTTGCGGATCGAGTCGGGAGCACGCGGTGTGGGGGCTCGGTCAACTCGGTATTCGCGCGTTGATCGGGACGAGTTTTGCCGGCATTTTCTTCGACAACTGCACACGCAACGGCCTTCTGGCCATGACACTGGATGAACACTCGATCAAAGTGTTGACCGACCTTGCAGCCGATCCGCAGACGCATATGCTGACCATCGATCTGCCGGAACAAACCATCACACCAAGCAGCGGACCGACGATCCCATTCGACATCGAGCCGGGTCGAAAACAAGCCCTCGTTCTTGGCCTGGATGCGATCGGAACAACGCTGCAGTATCGTGATGCGATCACATCGTTTGAACATGCTCATCTGGCCGAGAATCCATGGTTGACATAG